Proteins from one Nicotiana tabacum cultivar K326 chromosome 23, ASM71507v2, whole genome shotgun sequence genomic window:
- the LOC142177069 gene encoding uncharacterized protein LOC142177069 translates to MGFKGVGFLGVSTAVKKGRDPTPSELYLHVHTYGNDGKSFCKAYYQAAGGEKKRRVYGLGSQAKCYYEPNLHGSFGSNATSSATPPNAQSTPTRNMDELVMRLIPALTDHIVPVIVERVRELVFLPSYQPNTDLTNHPLDVAPAVPTSYIAANIDEVHALGSDDDRNSPASHS, encoded by the exons ATGGGTTTTAAAGGGGTTGGTTTTCTTGGTGTTTCAACA GCTGTTAAAAAGGGTCGAGATCCAACACCAAGTGAGTTGTATCTGCACGTCCATACATATGGTAATGATGGAAAATCTTTT TGTAAAGCATATTATCAAGCCGCgggaggagaaaagaaaagaagagtataTGGTCTTGGATCTCAAGCAAAATGCTACTACGAGCCAAATCTTCATGGCTCTTTTGGATCTAATGCTACATCGTCAGCAACACCTCCAAATGCTCAATCAACACCGACAAGGAATATGGATGAGTTAGTGATGCGATTGATTCCTGCACTGACAGATCATATAGTTCCTGTAATCGTTGAGCGGGTACGCGAATTAGTTTTCTTACCCTCGTATCAGCCAAATACTGATCTTACCAACCACCCATTAGATGTGGCACCTGCAGTTCCTACATCTTATATTGCTGCTAACATTGATGAGGTTCATGCATTGGGTTCTGATGATGACCGTAACTCTCCAGCCTCGCATAGTTAG